Proteins from one Halovivax limisalsi genomic window:
- the ligA gene encoding NAD-dependent DNA ligase LigA — translation MNADEESLAADSENPYLSEPPTDFRPVEELDGTEADRQIELLREAIREHDRRYYVESDPLIADRAYDALFSRLEALEDHFDRSAPDSPTNRVGGEPVDAFETVAHVAPMLSIDQSGEVDDVYEFDRRVRDELGATGAAAVDGDAATLSDFTDAGSDFAYVCEPKFDGVSVEFVYEDGRLVRAVTRGDGQEGDDVTKNARTIRTVPQRLRGDHPDFLAVRGEVYMPKDAFQAHNRERIEQGKEPFANPRNATAGTIRQLDPTIVAERPLSVFFFEVLDSSDGLERHWEALERFPDWGLRVTEELERVESIDDAIRYRDALMERRDDLSFEIDGVVIKVDDYAAREELGATARHDRWAFAYKFPARAEVTTIQDVAVQVGRTGRATPVALLDPVDVGGVTVSRASLHNPSEIAEKNVNVGDTVRVQRAGDVIPYVAEVVEKQSDGHWVLPDTCPVCGSQLERDGPMAFCTGGLACDAQRRRSIEYYASDDGLDIEGLGEKSVRQLVAAGLLETVADLYELEREDLVGLEGWGETSADNLLAELEDAREPPLADFLSALGIQLVGPTTARELAREFETFEAVREAAVDSPEALESVDEVGETVARAVHDFFTSEANAAVVEQLLEHVSPQAADIEAGGDELDGLTFVFTGALDAWTRSDAQDLVEAHGANATSSVSGNTDYLVAGENAGASKQTDAEANDVPVIDEAEFTELLAANGIEVA, via the coding sequence ATGAACGCCGACGAGGAATCCCTCGCCGCCGATAGCGAGAACCCCTACCTCAGCGAGCCGCCGACCGATTTCCGGCCCGTCGAGGAACTGGACGGGACCGAGGCCGATCGACAGATCGAGCTACTTCGAGAGGCCATCCGCGAGCACGACCGCCGGTATTACGTCGAGAGCGACCCGCTGATCGCCGATCGCGCCTACGACGCGCTCTTCTCCCGGCTGGAAGCGCTCGAAGACCACTTCGACCGATCGGCTCCCGACAGCCCGACGAACCGCGTCGGCGGCGAACCCGTCGACGCATTCGAGACGGTCGCACACGTCGCCCCGATGCTCTCGATCGACCAGAGCGGCGAGGTCGATGACGTCTACGAGTTCGACCGCCGGGTTCGGGACGAACTCGGCGCAACCGGAGCCGCGGCGGTCGACGGCGATGCCGCAACTCTCTCCGACTTCACCGACGCCGGATCCGACTTCGCGTACGTCTGCGAGCCGAAGTTCGACGGCGTCTCGGTCGAATTCGTCTACGAGGACGGCCGGCTGGTTCGCGCGGTGACCCGCGGCGACGGCCAGGAGGGCGACGACGTGACCAAGAACGCCCGGACGATCCGTACCGTCCCGCAGCGACTTCGCGGCGACCACCCCGACTTTCTCGCCGTTCGCGGCGAGGTCTACATGCCGAAAGACGCCTTCCAGGCCCACAACCGCGAGCGCATCGAGCAAGGAAAAGAGCCCTTCGCCAATCCGCGAAACGCGACCGCGGGGACGATCCGCCAGCTCGATCCGACGATCGTCGCCGAGCGCCCGCTCTCGGTCTTCTTCTTCGAGGTGCTCGACTCGAGCGACGGCCTGGAACGCCACTGGGAGGCCCTCGAACGATTCCCCGACTGGGGCCTGCGCGTCACCGAAGAACTCGAACGCGTCGAGTCCATCGACGACGCCATTCGCTATCGCGACGCCCTCATGGAGCGGCGCGACGACCTGTCGTTCGAGATCGACGGCGTCGTCATCAAGGTCGACGACTACGCCGCCCGCGAGGAGCTGGGCGCGACGGCCCGTCACGACCGGTGGGCCTTCGCCTACAAGTTCCCCGCCCGCGCGGAGGTGACGACGATCCAGGACGTCGCGGTACAGGTCGGCCGGACGGGCCGGGCCACGCCCGTCGCCCTGCTCGATCCCGTCGACGTCGGCGGCGTGACGGTCTCGCGGGCCAGCCTCCACAACCCCTCGGAGATCGCCGAGAAGAACGTCAACGTCGGCGACACCGTCCGCGTCCAGCGGGCCGGCGACGTCATCCCGTACGTCGCCGAAGTCGTCGAGAAGCAGAGCGACGGGCACTGGGTGCTGCCCGACACCTGTCCCGTCTGCGGGAGCCAGCTCGAGCGCGACGGGCCGATGGCCTTCTGTACGGGCGGGCTCGCCTGCGACGCCCAGCGCCGGCGCTCGATCGAGTACTACGCCTCGGACGACGGCCTCGACATCGAGGGACTGGGCGAGAAGAGCGTCCGGCAGCTGGTCGCGGCCGGCCTCCTCGAGACCGTCGCGGACCTCTACGAACTCGAGCGCGAGGACCTCGTCGGGCTGGAGGGCTGGGGCGAGACCAGCGCCGACAACCTCCTCGCCGAGCTCGAAGACGCTCGCGAGCCACCCCTTGCCGACTTCCTCTCCGCGCTCGGCATCCAGCTCGTCGGCCCGACGACCGCGCGCGAACTCGCGCGCGAATTCGAGACGTTCGAGGCGGTCCGCGAGGCGGCGGTCGACTCGCCCGAAGCCCTCGAGTCGGTCGACGAGGTCGGCGAGACGGTCGCGCGGGCCGTCCATGACTTCTTCACGAGCGAGGCCAACGCGGCCGTCGTCGAGCAACTTCTCGAGCACGTCTCGCCACAGGCTGCGGATATCGAAGCGGGCGGCGACGAACTCGACGGGCTCACCTTCGTCTTCACCGGCGCGCTCGACGCCTGGACCAGGAGCGACGCCCAGGACCTCGTCGAGGCACACGGCGCGAACGCGACGAGCAGCGTCTCCGGCAACACGGACTACCTCGTCGCCGGCGAGAACGCCGGCGCCTCGAAGCAGACCGACGCCGAGGCGAACGACGTCCCGGTGATCGACGAGGCGGAGTTCACGGAGCTCCTCGCAGCGAACGGCATCGAGGTTGCGTAG
- a CDS encoding efflux RND transporter permease subunit, with protein MTTGIAGFLADNARLVVAIMLVASAVVGAGVPMVERSTSLDQFQADAAATDAADYVDANFSADGSKTTMAQIVVQDENVLDRETLVATLEYERALRDDETVVETRSVATLVATAAIRDERDRANATRDGTTSSDGGTMRDWTAPSDASAKPSDGERTPGIDAQLDALRSLSDDDVERLVGDVLAGDGDRSSRALSLVPDYYEPGSTETNATLLAVTQESPGASFAPGDAPDEIEASQTAMQDLAPDDDSMSVLVYGDGIVSTEITDSMVDSVTLVGPLAIAFVLVVLVVVYRDRLDILLGLAGVALVLVWTFGAMGWFGIPFSQPFVVVLVLLIGLSIDYGLHVVMRYREARAAGESAPGRAMAVALGSVGVALVYVTVTTVIGFLSNLTSPLGIFRNLGIVSAIGIAATLAVFGLLVPALKVELDEFLEARGVDRAQPAVGTGRGPINRLLGAGATLAARAPAAVIVVALVVSGVGAYGATTVDASFEQSGFLAEDPDDWLKDLPEPVAPGTYTAERAIDTLEADFVRQDTTASILVRGDVTDPTTLDRLDAARATAGNMSATETYADGEPAVTDPITVLDRVAAENPSFAATLASADADGDGVPDRNVTGVYDDLYRIAPEDASNVLHREDGSYEALRMIVTVDGSVDDGTVQDQLESVAADADGDGVAAIATGDVVVNRITADQLAETAITSLLVALAAVLVVLAVAYRLTEGSASLGVVTILPVAATLTWVLGTMALLDIPFNIVTGMITGLTIGLGVDYSLHVSERFVRELAIADATAAALRETVTGTGGALLSSAATTASGFAVLLVAILPFLQSFGLITALTIVYAFLASVFVLPSLLVVWARSGSRTVP; from the coding sequence ATGACGACGGGGATTGCGGGGTTCCTCGCCGACAACGCGCGCCTCGTCGTCGCGATCATGCTGGTCGCGTCGGCCGTCGTCGGCGCCGGCGTGCCGATGGTCGAGCGCTCGACGTCGCTCGATCAGTTCCAGGCGGACGCGGCGGCGACCGATGCCGCGGACTACGTCGACGCGAACTTCTCCGCCGACGGCTCGAAAACGACGATGGCGCAGATCGTCGTGCAGGACGAGAACGTCCTGGATCGAGAGACGCTCGTCGCCACGCTCGAGTACGAACGCGCCCTGCGGGACGACGAAACGGTCGTCGAGACCCGGAGCGTGGCGACCCTGGTCGCGACCGCGGCGATCCGCGACGAGCGCGACCGGGCGAACGCGACGCGAGACGGGACCACATCGTCAGACGGGGGCACAATGCGGGACTGGACGGCGCCCTCCGATGCGAGCGCGAAACCGTCGGACGGCGAGCGAACGCCCGGCATCGACGCCCAGCTCGACGCGCTCCGGTCGCTCTCCGACGACGACGTCGAACGGCTCGTGGGTGACGTCCTCGCCGGCGACGGTGACCGCTCTTCGCGGGCGCTCTCACTCGTGCCCGACTACTACGAACCGGGATCGACCGAGACCAACGCGACCTTGCTGGCGGTCACGCAGGAGTCGCCCGGCGCCTCGTTCGCCCCGGGCGATGCGCCGGACGAGATCGAAGCGTCCCAGACGGCCATGCAGGACCTCGCTCCGGACGACGACTCGATGTCCGTGCTCGTCTACGGCGACGGGATCGTCTCCACGGAGATCACCGACTCGATGGTCGACAGCGTAACGCTCGTGGGGCCCCTCGCCATCGCCTTCGTCCTGGTCGTCCTCGTGGTGGTCTACCGGGATCGCCTCGACATCCTGCTCGGGCTCGCCGGGGTCGCGCTCGTCCTCGTCTGGACGTTCGGCGCGATGGGCTGGTTCGGTATCCCGTTCAGTCAGCCGTTCGTCGTCGTGCTCGTCCTGCTGATCGGGCTCTCGATCGACTACGGCCTCCACGTCGTCATGCGCTACCGCGAGGCCCGGGCCGCCGGCGAGTCCGCGCCCGGTCGCGCGATGGCCGTCGCGCTCGGCAGCGTCGGCGTCGCGCTCGTCTACGTGACGGTCACCACCGTCATCGGGTTCCTCTCGAACCTGACGAGTCCGCTGGGGATCTTCCGGAATCTCGGCATCGTCAGCGCGATCGGCATCGCGGCCACGCTAGCGGTCTTCGGCCTCCTCGTCCCCGCGCTGAAGGTCGAACTCGACGAGTTCCTGGAGGCCCGCGGCGTCGATCGCGCGCAGCCGGCGGTCGGCACGGGGCGCGGACCGATCAATCGCCTCCTCGGCGCCGGGGCGACGCTCGCCGCGCGGGCGCCCGCGGCCGTCATCGTCGTCGCGCTCGTCGTCAGCGGCGTCGGCGCCTACGGCGCGACGACGGTCGACGCCAGCTTCGAGCAATCCGGCTTTCTGGCCGAAGATCCAGACGACTGGCTGAAGGACCTGCCCGAACCCGTCGCGCCCGGCACGTACACGGCCGAGCGGGCGATCGACACGCTCGAGGCGGACTTCGTCAGGCAGGACACGACCGCCTCGATCCTGGTCAGGGGCGACGTCACCGATCCGACGACGCTGGATCGACTCGATGCGGCCCGGGCCACCGCCGGCAACATGAGCGCGACCGAGACCTACGCCGACGGCGAGCCAGCGGTCACCGACCCGATCACGGTGCTGGATCGAGTGGCGGCCGAGAACCCCTCGTTCGCGGCGACGCTCGCGTCGGCCGACGCGGACGGCGACGGCGTTCCGGATCGGAACGTGACCGGCGTCTACGACGATCTCTACCGGATCGCGCCCGAAGACGCGTCGAACGTCCTCCACCGCGAGGACGGGTCCTACGAGGCGCTCCGGATGATCGTGACCGTCGACGGGAGCGTCGACGACGGGACCGTGCAGGACCAGCTGGAATCGGTCGCCGCCGACGCGGACGGCGACGGCGTCGCCGCGATCGCGACGGGCGACGTCGTGGTCAACCGGATCACGGCCGACCAGCTCGCGGAGACGGCGATCACGAGCCTGCTCGTCGCGCTGGCGGCCGTCCTGGTCGTCCTCGCGGTCGCCTACCGCCTCACCGAGGGGAGCGCCTCGCTCGGCGTCGTCACCATCCTCCCCGTCGCGGCCACCCTGACGTGGGTGCTCGGGACGATGGCGCTGCTCGACATCCCCTTCAACATCGTCACCGGCATGATCACCGGCCTCACGATCGGCCTCGGCGTCGACTACAGCCTCCACGTCAGCGAACGGTTCGTCCGGGAACTCGCGATCGCGGACGCGACCGCCGCGGCGCTTCGGGAAACCGTCACCGGAACCGGCGGCGCCTTGCTCTCGAGCGCGGCGACGACCGCGAGCGGGTTCGCCGTCCTGCTCGTCGCCATCCTGCCCTTCCTCCAGTCGTTCGGGCTCATCACCGCGCTGACGATCGTGTACGCCTTTCTCGCCAGCGTGTTCGTCCTGCCGAGTCTACTGGTCGTCTGGGCGCGGTCCGGGAGTCGAACCGTCCCGTGA
- a CDS encoding aldo/keto reductase, whose translation MTTEIPQPGFGTSGHEGDDCTENVVRALEAGYRHVDTAQMYDNEDAVGEALDRAEVDRDDVFLATKVAPGNLASEDVVETTRESLDRLGVDAVDLLYVHWPTDAYEPDDSLPAMDEVRDRGWTRHVGLSNFDVEHLEEAREILDSPVLAHQVECHPWLQQDELVAYGREHDITTVAYCPIMQGRADEDETLAEIAAAHDATPHQIALAWHHQREGVVAIPKGSGEHVEANLEAREIDPSDEEVARIDGIDREERLIDPDAAVWNG comes from the coding sequence GTGACCACGGAGATTCCACAGCCGGGATTCGGCACGTCGGGCCACGAGGGTGACGACTGCACCGAAAACGTCGTCCGCGCGCTCGAAGCGGGCTACCGCCACGTCGACACGGCGCAGATGTACGACAACGAGGACGCGGTCGGCGAGGCGCTCGACCGGGCGGAGGTGGATCGCGACGACGTCTTCCTCGCGACGAAGGTCGCCCCCGGAAACCTCGCGAGCGAGGACGTCGTCGAGACGACCCGGGAGAGCCTCGACCGGCTCGGCGTCGACGCCGTCGACCTCCTGTACGTCCACTGGCCGACCGACGCGTACGAGCCCGACGATTCCCTCCCCGCGATGGACGAGGTGCGCGACCGCGGCTGGACGCGCCACGTCGGACTCAGCAACTTCGACGTCGAACACCTGGAGGAAGCCCGCGAGATCCTCGACTCGCCGGTGCTGGCCCACCAGGTCGAGTGTCACCCGTGGCTCCAGCAGGACGAACTGGTCGCATACGGCCGCGAGCACGACATCACGACGGTCGCGTACTGCCCGATAATGCAGGGCCGGGCCGACGAGGACGAGACGCTCGCCGAAATTGCGGCGGCCCACGACGCAACACCCCACCAGATCGCGCTGGCCTGGCACCACCAGCGCGAGGGCGTCGTCGCCATCCCGAAAGGGAGCGGCGAGCACGTCGAGGCGAACCTCGAAGCGCGGGAGATCGACCCGTCCGACGAGGAAGTGGCCCGGATCGATGGCATCGACCGTGAGGAGCGACTGATCGACCCCGACGCCGCCGTCTGGAACGGCTGA
- a CDS encoding excinuclease ABC subunit C translates to MQAERLRERASDLPREPGVYQFLDGESTLYVGKAVDVRSRVRSYADPRSARIRRMVRAADAIDVAVTDTETQALLLEANLIKRHQPRYNVRLKDDKSYPMVQLTDHPVPRIEITRDPSESAAVFGPYTKKTRVETVVKALRETYGLRGCSDHKYSGRDRPCLDYEMGLCTAPCTGEIDEAAYRKAVEPVRRFLSGETGILADPLESAMEDAAESADFERAAHLRDRLAAVERFHGEGGEAVQAHGGEDTVDVLGVAIEGEEATVARLRSEGGKLVDRDRFTLAAPYGADEGVPTVIAAFVVQHYAERDLPDALLLPQRHDDEEVAAWLDAEGVAVRVPGAGREAKLVDLALKNARRNVGGRDECAMLADALEIDSARRIEGFDVSHAQGKSAVGSDVTFVGGSAEKPDYRRKKLDDENDDYANMRRLVAWRARRAVEDRDDRPDPDLLLIDGGKGQLEAAREALEAERWDVPAVGLAKSEERVITPDREHSWPSDAPHLHLLQRVRDEAHRFAVQYHQTVRDEVKTVLDDVPGIGPETRKRLLGRFGSVENVREASLEDLTSVDGVGEKTAQTVKSRL, encoded by the coding sequence ATGCAGGCCGAGCGGCTCCGCGAGCGCGCGTCGGACCTTCCCCGCGAGCCCGGCGTCTACCAGTTTCTCGACGGCGAGAGCACCCTCTACGTCGGGAAGGCCGTCGACGTCCGCTCGCGCGTGCGATCGTACGCCGACCCCCGAAGCGCGCGCATCCGGCGGATGGTCCGGGCGGCCGACGCGATCGACGTGGCCGTCACCGACACGGAGACGCAGGCGCTGTTGCTCGAGGCGAACCTCATCAAGCGCCACCAGCCGCGGTACAACGTCCGGCTGAAGGACGACAAGTCCTACCCGATGGTCCAGCTGACCGATCACCCGGTCCCGCGGATCGAAATTACGAGAGATCCCAGCGAATCCGCCGCGGTATTCGGTCCCTACACGAAGAAGACGCGGGTCGAGACCGTCGTGAAGGCGCTGCGCGAGACGTACGGCCTCCGCGGCTGCTCGGATCACAAGTACAGCGGCCGCGATCGGCCCTGCCTGGATTACGAGATGGGCCTCTGTACGGCGCCCTGCACGGGCGAGATCGACGAGGCGGCCTACCGCAAGGCGGTCGAGCCCGTCCGCCGGTTCCTGAGCGGCGAGACGGGCATCCTCGCGGATCCGCTCGAATCCGCCATGGAAGACGCGGCCGAATCGGCGGACTTCGAGCGGGCGGCCCACCTCCGCGATCGCCTGGCCGCCGTCGAGCGCTTTCACGGCGAGGGCGGCGAGGCCGTCCAGGCCCACGGCGGCGAGGACACGGTCGACGTCCTCGGCGTCGCCATCGAGGGCGAGGAGGCGACCGTCGCCCGGCTGCGATCGGAGGGCGGCAAACTCGTCGACCGGGATCGGTTCACCCTCGCGGCACCCTACGGCGCGGACGAGGGCGTCCCCACCGTGATCGCCGCGTTCGTCGTCCAGCACTACGCCGAGCGGGACTTGCCGGACGCACTCCTGCTCCCCCAGCGCCACGACGACGAGGAGGTCGCGGCCTGGCTCGACGCCGAAGGCGTCGCGGTCCGGGTGCCGGGCGCCGGCCGCGAGGCGAAGCTGGTCGACCTCGCCCTGAAGAACGCCCGGCGCAACGTCGGCGGCCGCGACGAGTGCGCCATGTTAGCCGACGCGCTCGAGATCGACAGTGCGCGCCGGATCGAGGGCTTCGACGTGAGCCACGCCCAGGGGAAATCGGCCGTCGGGAGCGACGTCACGTTCGTGGGCGGCAGCGCGGAGAAACCGGACTACCGCCGGAAGAAGCTCGACGACGAGAACGACGACTACGCCAACATGCGCCGGCTGGTCGCCTGGCGCGCCCGGCGAGCGGTCGAGGATCGCGACGACCGGCCCGATCCGGACCTCCTCCTGATCGACGGCGGAAAAGGGCAACTCGAGGCCGCCCGAGAGGCCCTGGAGGCGGAAAGGTGGGACGTGCCCGCCGTCGGCCTCGCGAAATCCGAAGAGCGCGTGATCACCCCTGATCGCGAGCACTCGTGGCCGAGCGACGCGCCCCACCTCCACCTCCTCCAGCGCGTGCGCGACGAGGCCCACCGATTCGCCGTACAGTACCACCAGACGGTCCGCGACGAGGTGAAGACGGTGCTCGACGACGTCCCCGGAATCGGCCCCGAGACGCGAAAGCGCCTGCTGGGCCGGTTCGGCAGCGTCGAGAACGTCCGCGAGGCGAGCCTCGAGGACCTGACGAGCGTCGACGGTGTCGGCGAGAAGACCGCCCAGACGGTCAAGTCGCGGCTGTAG
- a CDS encoding helix-turn-helix domain-containing protein produces the protein MPHAKLAIDLPAQTWIGELSRQHPAAVFQVVTGTPGDDVGIGLVRLVASDPLPIITDIQARENVERLELLWTHDDEALLQIETTNPLPLVPAWRAGVPLEMPFDIQDGWATWEVTTSRSRLSALRTQLEDLGIGFSIEHVREIDASQADRLLTDRQRAVLREAIEAGYYRTPREATLGDVADRLGVANSTASDVLHRAEDHVIHWFAEEHMGP, from the coding sequence ATGCCCCACGCGAAACTGGCGATCGACCTTCCCGCCCAGACCTGGATCGGCGAACTCTCGAGACAGCACCCGGCGGCGGTCTTCCAGGTCGTCACCGGAACGCCGGGTGACGACGTCGGGATCGGCCTCGTCCGCCTCGTCGCGAGCGACCCACTTCCGATCATCACCGACATTCAGGCCCGCGAGAACGTCGAACGGCTCGAACTCCTCTGGACGCACGACGACGAGGCGCTCCTCCAGATCGAGACGACGAATCCGCTTCCCCTCGTGCCCGCCTGGCGCGCCGGCGTGCCGCTCGAGATGCCGTTCGACATCCAGGACGGGTGGGCGACGTGGGAGGTGACGACCTCGCGGAGCCGGCTCTCGGCCCTCCGAACGCAGCTGGAGGACCTCGGCATCGGGTTCTCCATCGAGCACGTCCGCGAGATCGACGCGAGCCAGGCCGATCGGTTGCTCACCGACCGCCAGCGGGCGGTGCTCCGGGAGGCGATCGAGGCGGGCTACTACCGGACGCCGCGCGAGGCGACGCTGGGCGACGTCGCCGACCGACTCGGAGTGGCGAACTCGACGGCCAGCGACGTGCTCCACCGCGCAGAGGACCACGTTATCCACTGGTTCGCCGAGGAACACATGGGTCCGTGA
- a CDS encoding ABC transporter ATP-binding protein produces the protein MATVTVDGVSKHFGDVVAVDSLSLSIDEGEIFGFLGPNGAGKSTTINMILDFVKPTSGSISVLGMDAQRESKQIRQRIGVLPEGYHTYDRLTGYQHLEFAISSKGATDDPDALLERVGLDPVDAERKAGGYSKGMAQRLLLAMALVGEPDLLILDEPTTGLDPNGAREMRELVRDEASRGATVFFSSHILGQVEAVCDRVGIVREGRLVAEDTIEGLRDSVGGGETLRIELDRATDEAVQAVQWVDGVTSASIDRDASDPTIVVSTGGSKTAVLSALEDEGFVVEDFATEEASLEEVFRAYTTDGAEVTA, from the coding sequence ATGGCAACAGTCACCGTCGATGGGGTGTCGAAGCACTTCGGCGACGTGGTCGCCGTCGACTCCCTCTCCCTCTCGATCGACGAAGGGGAGATATTCGGCTTCCTGGGGCCCAACGGCGCAGGAAAGTCGACGACGATCAACATGATCCTCGACTTCGTCAAGCCGACCAGCGGCTCGATCTCCGTCCTCGGGATGGACGCCCAGCGCGAGAGCAAGCAGATCCGCCAGCGCATCGGCGTCCTGCCGGAGGGCTATCACACCTACGACCGCCTGACCGGCTACCAGCACCTCGAATTCGCGATCAGCTCGAAGGGTGCGACCGACGACCCGGACGCCCTGCTCGAGCGCGTCGGGCTCGATCCGGTGGACGCCGAGCGCAAGGCCGGCGGCTACTCGAAGGGGATGGCCCAGCGGCTCCTGCTCGCCATGGCGCTGGTGGGCGAGCCGGACCTGCTGATCCTCGACGAGCCGACGACCGGGCTCGACCCCAACGGCGCCCGCGAGATGCGCGAACTCGTCCGCGACGAAGCGAGTCGCGGCGCGACGGTCTTCTTCTCGAGTCACATCCTCGGACAGGTCGAGGCGGTCTGTGACCGCGTCGGCATCGTCCGCGAGGGCCGGCTGGTCGCCGAAGACACCATCGAGGGGCTGCGCGACTCGGTCGGCGGCGGGGAGACGCTTCGGATCGAACTCGACCGCGCCACGGACGAGGCGGTCCAGGCGGTCCAGTGGGTCGACGGCGTGACGTCGGCCTCGATCGATCGGGACGCCTCGGATCCCACGATCGTCGTTTCGACCGGCGGTTCGAAGACGGCCGTCCTCTCCGCGCTCGAGGACGAGGGCTTCGTCGTCGAGGACTTCGCGACCGAGGAGGCCTCCCTGGAGGAGGTCTTCCGCGCCTACACCACCGACGGAGCGGAGGTGACGGCATGA
- a CDS encoding ABC transporter permease subunit encodes MSYAAVARKDFSDGIRSKMLWGLMALFLLGVGGITYLFVDTAGTTDFGSGVERQLAVAFLFTISALPAIAFLVPLTGLVVSIKSIVRERELGSIKILLSLPHSRLEVLGGKLIGRSALLTVAILVSFVPSAALLMTQFDAFPVLELAVVTLMTVLFGVAFVAVGIGVSALVSTETRATIVGVAVFILFYAWKSIFNYVNSRLGLFSGEAELFILRFDLFTVFQDTLLALLSLRYDVIPNTSMVGYGQRVIENPQQYQALEQPFYLQHWFAFVILALWVAVPIAIGYWRFQRTDL; translated from the coding sequence ATGAGTTACGCGGCCGTCGCCCGGAAGGACTTCTCGGACGGCATCCGCTCGAAGATGCTCTGGGGCCTGATGGCGCTGTTCCTGCTCGGCGTCGGCGGAATCACCTACCTCTTCGTCGACACGGCCGGTACGACGGACTTCGGCAGCGGCGTCGAGCGCCAGCTCGCCGTAGCCTTCCTCTTTACCATCTCGGCGCTGCCGGCGATCGCCTTCCTGGTCCCGCTGACCGGCCTCGTCGTCAGTATCAAGTCCATCGTTCGCGAGCGCGAACTCGGCAGCATCAAGATCCTCCTCTCGCTGCCCCACAGCCGGCTGGAGGTCCTCGGCGGCAAGCTGATCGGCCGCTCGGCGCTGCTGACCGTTGCGATCCTCGTCAGCTTCGTCCCGAGCGCGGCCCTGCTGATGACGCAGTTCGACGCGTTCCCGGTGCTCGAACTCGCCGTCGTGACCCTGATGACGGTTCTCTTCGGCGTCGCGTTCGTCGCCGTCGGGATCGGCGTTTCGGCGCTCGTCAGCACGGAGACGCGGGCGACGATCGTCGGCGTCGCGGTCTTTATCCTGTTTTACGCGTGGAAGAGCATTTTCAACTACGTCAACAGCCGACTCGGACTGTTCAGCGGCGAGGCCGAGCTGTTCATCCTCCGATTCGACCTCTTCACCGTCTTCCAGGATACGCTGCTGGCGCTACTCTCGTTGCGCTACGACGTCATCCCCAACACGTCGATGGTCGGGTACGGGCAGCGGGTAATCGAGAATCCACAGCAGTACCAGGCGCTCGAGCAGCCGTTCTACCTGCAGCACTGGTTCGCGTTCGTCATCCTCGCGCTCTGGGTCGCCGTCCCGATAGCGATCGGCTACTGGCGCTTCCAGCGGACCGATCTCTGA
- a CDS encoding IS6 family transposase yields the protein MSETDRLTGCISQIDLDVVEREATPRLFMKLGIQLHLTCLSLAKTASILDVFSIHFARSTVHNWVHKAKLQPVSGQHPDHVAVDETVIQLDGERYWLYAAVDVDTNDLLHTKLVSTRNKVLANSFFAELREKHDVDDAGFLFDGDHSLQYAYHHHHRLTFRYERQGIQNSAERVFREVKRRTFSFFSSFSHAQLETADQWLGSLAFAKNRLI from the coding sequence ATGTCCGAAACCGACCGTCTCACTGGTTGTATCAGCCAGATCGACTTGGATGTTGTGGAGCGAGAAGCAACGCCTCGACTGTTTATGAAGCTCGGCATTCAGCTTCATCTGACTTGTCTCTCACTGGCAAAGACGGCCTCAATTCTCGATGTATTCAGCATTCACTTCGCTCGATCGACTGTTCATAACTGGGTACACAAAGCAAAATTACAGCCAGTTTCGGGCCAACATCCGGATCACGTTGCGGTCGACGAAACGGTGATCCAACTCGACGGGGAACGGTACTGGCTGTACGCCGCCGTCGACGTTGATACGAATGATTTGCTGCATACGAAGCTTGTATCGACCAGGAACAAGGTGTTAGCGAACTCGTTTTTCGCCGAACTTCGAGAGAAACACGACGTCGACGACGCCGGATTTCTTTTCGACGGCGATCATTCGCTCCAATACGCCTACCACCACCACCATAGACTTACGTTCAGGTACGAAAGACAGGGAATTCAAAACAGCGCCGAGCGAGTGTTTCGAGAGGTAAAACGACGCACGTTTTCGTTTTTCAGCTCGTTCAGTCACGCGCAATTAGAAACCGCCGACCAGTGGTTAGGATCGCTCGCATTTGCCAAGAACCGGCTTATCTGA